One Peptostreptococcaceae bacterium genomic window, TGAGCAATGGTCCTTAACATAGATCCATTCTCGCTTCTGCCTTCCGTCTCCATAAATGGGAATTTTCTTCAGTTTAAATGCGTTTTCGATGATTTTGGGAATAAGTTTTTCGCTGTGCTGGCTTTCTCCAAAGTTGTTCGCCGAGCGAGTAACAAGCACCGGCAATCCATGGGTATACCCATATGACAATGCCAATAGGTCTCCTGCCGCCTTCGAAGCGGCATATGGATTTTTAGGATTAAGGCATGCTTTTTCCGTAAAGGACCCATTAGCGATTGATCCATAGACCTCATCCGTTGAAATCTGCATAAATCTTTTAACACCATACTTTACAGAAATGTCAAGCATATTCCGCAAGCCTTCCACATTTGTCCTTATGAATTCCCTGCTGTTTTCAATGCTTCTGTCAACATGCGATTCAGCCGCAAAATTGATTACGGCGTAAGGCCTATGGCGCTCATAAAGCATTTCCATAACTTCTTCCGAGCATATGTCTCCATGGTAAAACAAATGCCTTGGGGAAGCTGCAAAGCTTTCAATATTGGCCATGCTTCCAGCATAGGTCATCTTGTCAATAATGCAAATCATGGCACCTGGGTCTGTCTCAT contains:
- a CDS encoding dTDP-glucose 4,6-dehydratase, producing the protein MKTYFITGGAGFVGSHFVHYLHETDPGAMICIIDKMTYAGSMANIESFAASPRHLFYHGDICSEEVMEMLYERHRPYAVINFAAESHVDRSIENSREFIRTNVEGLRNMLDISVKYGVKRFMQISTDEVYGSIANGSFTEKACLNPKNPYAASKAAGDLLALSYGYTHGLPVLVTRSANNFGESQHSEKLIPKIIENAFKLKKIPIYGDGRQKREWIYVKDHCSAIGKLLENFKSGQIYNISSGLELKNIELAKRLIRETASRLKAGDPRIKSMNDNLIEFAPDRKGHDFRYSVQWDKLREDTGWKPSYSFEKAIAKTVDWHVERERLRDDKYENSL